A single Clostridium sp. AN503 DNA region contains:
- a CDS encoding TRAP transporter substrate-binding protein yields the protein MKKSRFAAWMLSLAVVGAVLSGCSGKNGGSTEQKTPDTTAGTAAQESGNKETDKTEAAASEAKEKGSGQKIVLRFADQPSENDEMIVAIKKMAELVQERTNGEVEIQVYPGGQLGSNNDVMQGVKMGAIDFGRMQMPFLADAGNNPVLRITSLPYLFKDYETELEVLQGEIGDELLQSITDSQAGVVGLTYFVPTSRNVFTVSKKVATLDDLKGLKIRVQNNELYIDMFNALGASPTPISTSEVYSALQTGVVDGAENPIKGYYNDKFYEVAKYCSLSPNDSSEPSVIFVSKLTWDKLSSEQQDIVKQAAREATDFFHEETRKRMDEYIVELEKAGVEFIEIQDIENWEKAVEPLYEKYGTEYMDLIQRIRDFK from the coding sequence ATGAAAAAAAGCAGGTTTGCAGCATGGATGCTTTCTCTGGCGGTTGTAGGGGCCGTATTGTCAGGATGTTCTGGAAAAAATGGAGGAAGCACAGAGCAGAAAACGCCTGATACAACGGCGGGGACGGCAGCGCAGGAGAGCGGCAATAAGGAAACGGATAAAACGGAGGCAGCGGCATCTGAAGCAAAGGAAAAGGGCAGCGGTCAGAAGATCGTCCTCCGGTTCGCAGATCAGCCCAGTGAAAATGATGAAATGATTGTGGCGATCAAGAAGATGGCTGAACTGGTGCAGGAAAGGACGAATGGGGAAGTAGAGATCCAGGTTTATCCCGGTGGTCAGCTGGGGAGCAACAATGATGTGATGCAGGGCGTAAAAATGGGCGCCATTGATTTCGGAAGGATGCAGATGCCGTTCCTGGCGGACGCAGGCAATAACCCGGTGCTCCGGATAACCAGCCTGCCCTATCTTTTTAAAGATTATGAAACAGAGCTGGAAGTCCTGCAGGGGGAGATCGGTGATGAGCTGCTCCAGTCCATTACAGATTCTCAGGCCGGTGTGGTTGGACTGACGTATTTTGTCCCGACTTCCCGCAATGTTTTTACAGTCAGCAAGAAGGTGGCGACACTGGATGATTTAAAAGGGCTGAAGATCAGGGTACAGAATAATGAGCTTTACATAGATATGTTCAATGCCCTTGGAGCCAGCCCAACTCCCATCTCTACCAGTGAGGTTTACAGCGCACTGCAGACAGGCGTTGTGGATGGTGCAGAGAATCCGATCAAAGGCTATTACAATGATAAGTTTTATGAGGTTGCAAAATATTGTTCTCTAAGTCCCAATGATTCATCTGAGCCGTCCGTGATATTTGTTTCAAAACTGACCTGGGACAAGCTGTCTTCGGAGCAGCAGGATATTGTGAAACAGGCGGCGAGAGAGGCAACTGATTTCTTCCATGAGGAGACACGGAAGCGCATGGATGAATATATAGTTGAGCTGGAAAAGGCCGGTGTGGAATTTATAGAAATCCAGGATATCGAGAATTGGGAAAAGGCAGTGGAACCTCTTTACGAGAAATACGGCACGGAGTACATGGATTTGATTCAGAGAATCAGGGACTTTAAATAA
- a CDS encoding TRAP transporter small permease subunit yields MSFLKKFYKCTEFICCLCLTVMVLSVTVAVVGRYLFHKTPAWSEELALLGMTWIGMLSSSLAEFNDTHIRISTIDILEKYAWFRTVRQVIYTAAKIIFSLVLLYYGIRLTQSSWISVMGGIRISVGWKNIAAPLAGGCLLTVLFGKMIFKRTGGGENG; encoded by the coding sequence ATGAGTTTTTTAAAGAAATTCTATAAATGTACGGAATTTATCTGCTGCCTTTGTCTGACGGTCATGGTGCTTTCTGTTACTGTGGCGGTTGTGGGCAGATACTTGTTTCACAAGACCCCGGCCTGGTCGGAGGAGCTTGCGCTTTTGGGTATGACATGGATCGGGATGCTCAGTTCTTCCCTGGCGGAGTTCAATGATACTCATATCCGGATCAGTACGATTGATATCCTTGAAAAATATGCCTGGTTCAGGACTGTCCGGCAGGTGATATATACGGCGGCAAAGATCATATTCTCCCTGGTGCTCCTATATTACGGGATACGCCTTACGCAAAGCAGCTGGATCAGTGTTATGGGCGGGATCAGGATATCTGTCGGCTGGAAGAATATAGCAGCCCCGCTTGCAGGAGGATGTCTGCTTACCGTACTGTTTGGTAAAATGATCTTTAAACGGACAGGAGGTGGGGAAAATGGGTGA
- a CDS encoding TRAP transporter large permease, with protein sequence MGEHAIAVLMISFAILIIIGLNIVYAIGLSAMVTAFIIGLPLEMIVQSMITQLNSFSLLAVPFFILAGSIMGVGGITDRLVLLAKSIVGWMRGGLAHVNVVASMFFGGISGSAAADTASIGAILIPMMAKDGYDMDFSTSITMASSVQGLLIPPSHNMVIYAVAAGGVSVGQLFMGGMIPGILLGVALMIYCYFVSVKRNYPKGERFSVKEFTDAFRKAIWGLGTVLIVVVAVLTGIVTPTESAAIACIYALFVSTVIYKEMTWQKLKFVFKDTIRTLSTILIIACSSAAFGWLVAYLQIPKLMLDSLLVISENRIVLLLIVNLMLLLIGTFMNMVPAILITTPILLPVVTSIGISPVQFGVIMILNLGIGLITPPVGTLLYIGSSLSELSVGRLSRAMLPFYGVMITVLMMLTYIPQLSTWLPSVMLP encoded by the coding sequence ATGGGTGAACATGCAATTGCAGTTTTAATGATAAGTTTTGCCATTTTGATCATAATAGGTCTGAATATCGTGTATGCCATCGGGCTTTCTGCGATGGTTACGGCATTCATCATCGGGCTTCCGCTGGAAATGATCGTGCAGAGTATGATTACCCAGCTCAACAGCTTTTCGCTGCTGGCCGTGCCATTTTTCATCCTGGCGGGCAGTATCATGGGGGTTGGCGGGATCACGGACCGGCTGGTGCTCCTGGCTAAAAGCATTGTAGGCTGGATGCGGGGGGGTCTAGCTCATGTCAATGTGGTGGCGAGTATGTTTTTTGGCGGGATATCTGGCTCTGCGGCGGCGGATACGGCTTCCATCGGAGCGATCCTGATACCGATGATGGCCAAGGATGGTTATGATATGGACTTTTCTACTTCCATCACGATGGCGAGTTCTGTTCAGGGCCTTTTGATTCCGCCCAGCCATAATATGGTGATCTATGCGGTTGCCGCGGGCGGGGTATCGGTAGGCCAGCTTTTCATGGGAGGGATGATTCCTGGTATCCTTCTGGGTGTTGCGCTGATGATCTACTGCTATTTTGTATCGGTAAAAAGGAACTATCCCAAGGGGGAGCGTTTTTCCGTCAAAGAATTTACAGATGCGTTCCGCAAGGCGATCTGGGGGCTGGGGACGGTTCTGATCGTGGTAGTGGCAGTACTTACAGGGATTGTGACCCCTACAGAGTCCGCTGCCATTGCGTGCATCTATGCGTTGTTTGTTTCCACGGTGATTTATAAAGAAATGACATGGCAAAAGCTGAAATTCGTGTTTAAGGATACGATCCGCACCTTGTCAACGATCCTGATCATTGCGTGTTCCTCGGCAGCGTTTGGCTGGCTGGTGGCCTATTTACAGATCCCGAAGCTGATGCTGGATTCACTGTTAGTCATTTCAGAAAACAGGATCGTGCTTCTTCTGATCGTCAATCTGATGCTGCTCTTGATTGGGACGTTCATGAACATGGTACCGGCGATTCTGATTACGACACCGATCCTGCTCCCGGTGGTTACATCCATTGGGATTTCCCCGGTACAGTTTGGCGTGATCATGATCCTGAATCTTGGTATCGGCCTGATCACACCGCCTGTCGGCACGCTGCTTTATATCGGAAGCAGTTTGAGTGAACTGAGCGTAGGGCGGTTGAGCAGGGCTATGCTTCCGTTTTATGGAGTTATGATCACGGTCCTGATGATGCTGACTTATATCCCGCAGCTGTCTACCTGGCTTCCATCGGTGATGCTTCCGTAG
- a CDS encoding arylsulfatase: MEKPNIIYILADDMGYGDVSALNEHCGFRTEQIDQLAGEGMTFIDAHAASAVCTPSRYSILTGRYPWRSMLKKDVLQGYDPPLIERGRRTVAGFLKDQGYRTACIGKWHLGIEWPLDDPEDRTSVDFTKPFREGPVERGFEYFFGISASLDMPPYVYLENDHVTAQPDREESNWWEKGNSYNKQIFRPGPVGSDFRHEEVLGRILEKTMEKLGEWKEEPFFIYMPLTAPHTPILPTGEWVGKSGTTEYGDFVLMCDDVVGKINCWLKESGLEENTILIFTSDNGCSPRADYPELAQYFHNPSYIFRGTKFDIYEGGHRVPLVVKWKGHVAAGSVCRRMTGLIDFYATVADILGVPLGRREAEDSESAFPFWLGDQEASRHSCLVLHSVNGSLSIRDETWKLILCPDSGGKAARYREMCLPIFPYISFIVWMKMCANGRTGYWKNLK, translated from the coding sequence ATGGAGAAACCTAATATTATCTATATTTTGGCAGATGATATGGGCTATGGTGATGTGTCGGCGCTCAATGAACACTGTGGATTCCGGACGGAGCAGATCGATCAGCTGGCAGGGGAAGGGATGACATTTATAGATGCCCATGCTGCATCCGCAGTGTGTACGCCGTCGCGTTACAGTATCCTGACCGGCAGGTATCCCTGGCGTTCCATGCTGAAAAAGGATGTGCTTCAGGGTTATGATCCGCCGCTTATTGAACGGGGGAGAAGGACGGTTGCAGGTTTTTTAAAAGACCAGGGCTACCGGACTGCCTGTATTGGAAAATGGCATCTGGGGATTGAGTGGCCGCTTGATGATCCAGAGGACAGGACTTCAGTAGATTTCACAAAACCATTTCGGGAAGGACCGGTAGAGCGGGGATTCGAGTATTTTTTCGGCATCAGTGCGTCCTTAGACATGCCTCCGTATGTATATCTGGAAAATGACCATGTGACGGCGCAGCCGGACCGGGAAGAATCCAATTGGTGGGAGAAAGGGAACAGCTACAATAAGCAGATTTTTCGTCCGGGTCCGGTGGGCAGTGATTTCCGTCATGAAGAAGTTTTGGGCCGGATACTGGAAAAGACGATGGAAAAGCTGGGGGAGTGGAAGGAAGAACCATTTTTTATCTATATGCCTCTCACTGCCCCGCACACGCCGATACTTCCCACCGGAGAATGGGTTGGGAAATCGGGGACCACGGAATACGGGGATTTTGTACTGATGTGTGATGATGTGGTGGGAAAGATCAACTGCTGGCTGAAGGAGAGTGGCCTGGAGGAGAATACCATTTTGATATTCACCAGCGACAACGGCTGCTCGCCAAGAGCCGATTATCCTGAATTGGCCCAGTATTTCCATAATCCCAGCTATATATTCAGAGGGACAAAGTTTGATATTTATGAGGGTGGCCACAGGGTGCCGCTGGTGGTGAAGTGGAAGGGGCATGTTGCGGCTGGAAGTGTATGCCGCCGCATGACAGGGTTGATTGATTTTTATGCGACTGTGGCGGATATCCTGGGTGTTCCATTGGGGCGGAGGGAAGCCGAAGACAGCGAATCAGCATTTCCGTTCTGGCTTGGTGATCAAGAGGCGTCCAGGCATAGCTGCCTGGTTCTGCACTCGGTAAATGGTTCTCTGTCCATACGGGATGAGACATGGAAACTGATCCTGTGTCCTGATTCGGGAGGAAAAGCAGCCCGTTACCGGGAGATGTGCCTGCCCATTTTCCCTTACATCAGCTTTATCGTATGGATGAAGATGTGCGCGAACGGAAGAACCGGATACTGGAAGAACCTCAAATAG
- a CDS encoding sulfatase-like hydrolase/transferase, with the protein MNLERKPNIIFLLEDQQQAQAIEDGHFCITPNIRELKRDSIVCGQAHTCNAICSPSRASLITGMLPHRHGMVDCAHAVPPYRAVFDKDLDTLPQALKDSGYQMSYYGKWHIERSGALERFGFDEYETEMTIPKFQLTPVDKVTVHTPEYSDKIICGVFAEDSSSTEEAYIYGKAMDFIERSRAGGKPWCTFISTYAPHDPYSVPKEVFDLYKDVEIPLPESFGDRMKDKPAIYRRLQSVWKDLTEEEAKMIIRCYYSYCTLVDIQVGRLTEYLKRTGQYDNTLIVYLSDHGDLMGAHGLFCKGVPAFEEIYHIPLFFKMPQNRSAGSFVNKYVSTQDIAPTVLEIAGCRSLDGEIHGESVLPWLLGEVSCGRTAFAEFFGQRFAYTQRIFWKGPYKYVFNTFDYDEFYNLEEDPHELVNEIHNERYQEVVREMAQGMWTEMKRTGDVTMTDAEYYVLRFAPVGPGEKETSASYSIYNKVF; encoded by the coding sequence ATGAATTTGGAGAGGAAACCTAATATTATATTTTTGTTGGAGGATCAACAGCAGGCCCAGGCCATTGAAGACGGTCATTTTTGTATCACGCCTAATATCCGGGAACTAAAACGGGACAGTATTGTATGCGGGCAGGCCCATACCTGCAATGCGATCTGTTCCCCGTCCCGGGCGTCCCTCATAACGGGGATGCTGCCCCATCGCCATGGAATGGTGGATTGCGCCCATGCGGTGCCTCCTTACAGGGCTGTTTTTGATAAGGATTTAGATACCCTTCCTCAGGCGTTGAAGGATAGTGGTTATCAGATGTCATATTACGGGAAATGGCATATAGAACGGAGCGGGGCGCTGGAGCGGTTCGGATTTGACGAGTATGAGACGGAGATGACGATACCGAAATTTCAACTCACGCCGGTTGACAAGGTTACGGTACATACCCCGGAATATTCAGATAAGATTATCTGCGGAGTTTTTGCTGAGGATTCCTCCAGTACGGAGGAGGCCTATATATACGGAAAGGCTATGGACTTTATAGAACGGAGCAGGGCAGGGGGAAAACCGTGGTGTACCTTTATATCTACCTACGCTCCGCATGACCCGTACAGTGTGCCGAAAGAGGTATTTGATCTGTATAAGGACGTGGAAATCCCGCTCCCGGAAAGCTTTGGGGACCGCATGAAAGACAAGCCGGCCATATACCGGAGGCTGCAGTCGGTATGGAAGGATTTGACGGAAGAAGAGGCTAAAATGATCATCCGCTGCTATTACAGTTACTGTACGCTGGTGGATATCCAAGTTGGCAGATTGACAGAGTATCTAAAACGGACAGGCCAGTATGACAATACGTTGATCGTATATCTGTCTGACCATGGAGATCTCATGGGAGCGCATGGCCTGTTCTGTAAAGGGGTGCCCGCTTTTGAAGAGATCTATCATATTCCCCTGTTTTTTAAAATGCCTCAGAACCGCTCTGCGGGAAGTTTTGTCAACAAGTATGTCAGCACCCAGGATATCGCACCGACAGTCCTGGAGATCGCAGGATGCCGCAGTCTGGATGGCGAGATCCACGGGGAATCTGTACTTCCCTGGCTTTTAGGGGAGGTTTCGTGCGGCAGGACTGCTTTTGCGGAATTTTTCGGACAGCGTTTCGCATATACTCAGAGGATATTCTGGAAAGGTCCGTACAAATATGTATTTAATACCTTTGATTATGATGAGTTTTACAATCTGGAGGAAGACCCGCATGAGCTGGTAAATGAGATTCACAATGAGCGGTATCAGGAAGTGGTCAGGGAGATGGCTCAGGGCATGTGGACTGAGATGAAACGAACCGGAGATGTAACCATGACGGATGCGGAGTATTATGTGCTGCGTTTTGCACCGGTGGGTCCGGGTGAGAAGGAGACCAGCGCTTCCTACAGTATCTATAATAAGGTGTTTTAA
- a CDS encoding class I mannose-6-phosphate isomerase, protein MANQEGGAGQMKEAVNGTLNCTMSGPVKVYPERVWRTYLGGKLLDGRLGKTEAGDGHYPEEWILSSVAAVGPDGAEEGICKADWGGEKMPFTALCPNMGVLTKVIDSAERLTIQVHPDRDRAMRYFHSAYGKTECWHILGKRQKDGCIYLGFRPGITRMIWEECFWRQDIERMLGCLHRIPVKPGETYLIPGGMPHAIGAGCLLLEIQEPTDYTLRTECVTPSGERIDEKLIHQGIGIENMFECFDYNGLTEKELMERCRISRRQTERAGISWVCLAGKPQVSCFSLLYIEVLGNCTMRGEKSAYGLYVWEGRGKLISKSEEYLMEPGSQFLIPPGCDVFSLVSEKTVRLFRVEGPE, encoded by the coding sequence ATGGCGAACCAGGAAGGCGGTGCGGGGCAGATGAAGGAGGCGGTCAATGGGACGCTCAATTGTACAATGAGCGGACCAGTCAAGGTGTATCCGGAGCGTGTGTGGAGGACTTATCTCGGTGGAAAGCTTTTGGATGGCAGGTTGGGAAAAACGGAGGCTGGGGATGGACATTATCCGGAGGAATGGATTTTGTCTTCTGTTGCGGCGGTTGGGCCGGATGGAGCGGAGGAAGGAATCTGTAAGGCAGACTGGGGTGGGGAGAAGATGCCGTTTACTGCGCTGTGTCCTAATATGGGGGTGCTGACCAAGGTCATTGACTCCGCGGAGCGTTTGACTATCCAGGTACATCCCGACAGAGATCGGGCAATGCGGTATTTTCATTCAGCCTATGGAAAGACGGAATGCTGGCATATTCTTGGAAAACGGCAGAAAGACGGCTGTATTTATCTTGGCTTCCGGCCCGGTATAACCAGAATGATCTGGGAAGAATGTTTCTGGCGGCAGGATATAGAACGGATGCTGGGCTGTCTCCATCGGATACCTGTTAAACCGGGAGAAACCTATCTAATACCAGGAGGGATGCCGCACGCGATCGGGGCGGGATGTCTTCTCCTGGAAATTCAGGAACCGACCGATTATACTTTGCGGACTGAGTGCGTTACACCATCCGGGGAGCGGATTGATGAAAAACTGATCCATCAGGGAATTGGCATTGAAAATATGTTTGAATGCTTTGATTATAATGGATTAACAGAAAAAGAATTGATGGAGCGCTGCAGGATTTCAAGGCGGCAGACGGAGCGTGCGGGGATTTCCTGGGTCTGTCTGGCGGGGAAACCGCAGGTGAGCTGTTTTTCCTTGCTTTACATTGAGGTTTTGGGGAACTGTACCATGAGAGGGGAGAAAAGCGCGTATGGTCTATATGTTTGGGAAGGGAGAGGAAAACTGATCAGTAAAAGCGAAGAATACCTGATGGAACCAGGAAGCCAGTTCCTGATTCCACCAGGGTGTGATGTGTTTTCACTGGTATCAGAGAAAACGGTCAGGCTTTTTCGCGTGGAGGGGCCAGAATAG
- a CDS encoding YjjG family noncanonical pyrimidine nucleotidase has translation MKTEFTTVLLDVDGTLLDFDAAERLGVCAVMRAWGVEPTDYLIERYHQINQGFWKSFERGEIAREDIFGNRYRKFFAAIGKEVDGDAAEALYREQLDNCAILMDGAEEICSWLKEKGYDLYIVTNGVSSTQYSRLKRSGLDQYFTDIFVSEDTGSQKPQKEYFDYCFARIREKDPARMLIVGDSQTSDIRGGLNAGIAACWLNDGTQPRAAGIRADYEIRGLEELKRIL, from the coding sequence ATGAAGACTGAATTTACCACGGTTCTGTTAGACGTTGACGGTACCCTGCTGGATTTTGATGCGGCGGAGCGCTTAGGCGTCTGCGCCGTCATGCGCGCATGGGGAGTGGAGCCTACTGATTATCTGATCGAACGGTACCACCAGATCAACCAGGGCTTCTGGAAATCCTTTGAGCGGGGAGAGATCGCCAGAGAGGATATCTTTGGCAACCGCTACCGCAAATTTTTTGCTGCCATCGGCAAAGAAGTGGACGGCGATGCCGCCGAGGCCCTGTACCGGGAACAGCTTGACAACTGCGCGATCCTTATGGATGGTGCAGAAGAAATCTGCTCCTGGTTAAAAGAGAAGGGCTACGACCTGTACATTGTCACCAACGGTGTCTCCTCCACCCAGTACAGCCGCTTGAAACGTTCCGGCCTGGATCAGTATTTTACTGATATTTTTGTATCAGAGGATACCGGCAGCCAAAAACCCCAGAAGGAATATTTCGACTACTGCTTCGCCCGGATCCGCGAAAAGGACCCGGCCCGGATGCTGATCGTCGGCGACAGCCAGACCTCCGATATCCGCGGCGGGCTGAATGCCGGGATTGCCGCCTGCTGGCTCAACGACGGCACCCAGCCGCGGGCGGCTGGGATCAGGGCGGATTATGAGATACGGGGGCTGGAGGAGTTAAAACGCATTTTGTGA
- a CDS encoding dihydroorotase, which yields MLIIENGRVIDPRFGIDKVMDLAVDHGKITDMGTGLKEKYLHETSEAGADICIAADTGAAANIGTSVIDASGLVVAPGLIDVHVHFRDPGFTYKEDIQTGAKAAAKGGFTTVICMANTKPPVDNVETLEYVISEGKKTGIHVLTAANITIGMKGETLTDMELLKAHGAAGFTDDGIPLKDAALVQKAMEEAVRLNVPLSFHEEDPSLIENNGINRGEVSRQLGIGGSPAAAEDVLVARDCMLALHTGAVIDIQHISSGPSVRMVELAKQLGAHVMAEVTPHHFSLDETAVLKHGTLAKMNPPLRTEKDREEILRGLKEGIIDIIATDHAPHSSEEKGRPLTQAPSGIIGLETALALGVTNLVRAGHLSLLQLMEKMSYNPAVLYHLEDSRGWLGKDADADLVIFDPEEAWTVDSFESKSSNSPFVGETLYGKVKYTICNGEVVYED from the coding sequence ATGTTAATTATTGAAAACGGACGGGTGATCGATCCCCGTTTTGGCATCGACAAAGTGATGGACCTGGCGGTCGATCACGGGAAGATCACAGATATGGGTACTGGCCTAAAGGAGAAATATCTCCATGAGACATCAGAGGCTGGCGCAGACATCTGTATCGCTGCAGACACCGGAGCCGCCGCCAACATCGGTACGTCGGTGATCGACGCTTCCGGCCTGGTCGTGGCGCCTGGCCTGATCGACGTGCATGTACATTTCCGCGATCCCGGTTTTACCTACAAGGAAGATATCCAGACCGGGGCAAAGGCCGCTGCAAAAGGCGGTTTCACCACAGTTATCTGCATGGCGAATACAAAGCCGCCGGTGGACAATGTGGAAACGCTGGAATATGTCATCAGCGAGGGGAAAAAGACCGGCATCCACGTGCTGACTGCCGCCAACATCACCATCGGGATGAAAGGGGAGACTCTGACTGATATGGAGCTTTTAAAAGCCCATGGCGCCGCCGGATTTACTGACGACGGCATTCCACTAAAGGACGCCGCCCTGGTACAAAAGGCCATGGAGGAGGCCGTACGCTTAAACGTGCCATTGAGCTTCCATGAGGAAGACCCGTCCCTGATCGAGAACAACGGCATCAACCGGGGCGAGGTGTCCAGACAGCTCGGTATCGGTGGTTCTCCCGCTGCTGCCGAGGACGTGCTGGTGGCCCGCGACTGTATGCTGGCGCTCCATACCGGGGCCGTGATCGACATCCAGCACATCAGCTCCGGCCCCTCCGTCCGCATGGTGGAGCTGGCGAAACAGCTGGGCGCACACGTGATGGCAGAAGTCACACCCCATCATTTTTCCCTGGATGAGACTGCCGTTTTAAAACACGGCACGCTGGCGAAGATGAATCCTCCCCTTCGCACGGAAAAGGACCGGGAAGAGATCCTGCGCGGCCTGAAGGAAGGCATCATTGATATCATTGCCACGGACCACGCCCCTCACAGCAGTGAGGAGAAAGGCCGTCCCCTGACCCAGGCTCCCAGCGGCATCATCGGTCTGGAGACCGCCCTTGCCCTTGGCGTGACCAACCTTGTGCGCGCCGGGCATCTAAGCCTCCTTCAGCTGATGGAAAAGATGTCTTACAATCCTGCTGTCCTCTATCATCTGGAAGACAGCAGGGGCTGGCTTGGCAAAGACGCAGACGCAGATCTTGTGATCTTTGACCCGGAGGAGGCATGGACGGTGGATTCATTTGAGTCCAAATCCTCCAATTCCCCCTTTGTGGGAGAAACCTTGTATGGAAAGGTGAAATATACGATTTGTAATGGAGAGGTGGTCTATGAAGACTGA
- a CDS encoding threonine/serine exporter family protein produces MVSAFLVTGSLFPLLRLLLQTAAAAIATVAFSLLFGAPAKYFPYCGLIGGAGWLFYLLLTPSTSATTATFIATVIVILMSRWFAVRKRCPVTIFLISGIIPLVPGAGIYWASYYAVTNQLAMASETGFNALKIAVAIVLGIVFVFELPQKIFRVGLKLPDTK; encoded by the coding sequence ATGGTATCTGCATTTTTAGTGACCGGATCATTATTCCCCCTGCTCCGGCTTCTTCTCCAGACGGCGGCCGCTGCCATAGCCACAGTAGCCTTTTCCCTGTTGTTTGGCGCACCGGCAAAGTATTTCCCCTATTGCGGGCTGATCGGAGGTGCCGGCTGGCTGTTTTACCTGCTTTTGACGCCCTCAACCTCTGCCACAACTGCCACGTTCATCGCAACTGTCATCGTGATCCTGATGTCACGATGGTTTGCAGTGCGCAAGCGCTGTCCTGTGACCATATTTTTAATCTCCGGCATTATCCCGCTGGTCCCGGGGGCAGGCATCTACTGGGCTTCCTACTATGCCGTCACAAACCAGCTGGCCATGGCGTCCGAGACCGGGTTCAATGCTCTGAAGATCGCCGTAGCTATCGTGCTTGGGATTGTATTTGTATTTGAACTGCCGCAAAAGATATTCCGTGTGGGGCTTAAGCTCCCCGATACCAAATAA
- a CDS encoding threonine/serine exporter family protein, which yields MEQAKREREILLVALQAGRILLENGAEIFRVEDTVYRICHYYGLKSASAFVLSNGIFVTSGDEEETQFAKVLQIPVNNANLSRVAEVNQLSRQIEEHAFTLQEAREELNRIENMPGFPAKLQIASAGIAGACFSFMFGGNLQDFICSFFIGVLLQFYLLRIGKPHFSKIVCNIIGGAWVTLLSILCYRLKLGSHLEAMMIGAIILMVPGMAFTNGIRDMADGDYISGSVRMMDSVLVFFCIAIGVGFVIALYGVLTGGVLL from the coding sequence ATGGAACAGGCAAAACGGGAACGGGAGATCCTGCTGGTGGCGCTTCAGGCCGGCAGGATCCTTCTGGAAAATGGTGCCGAGATCTTCCGCGTGGAAGATACCGTCTACCGCATCTGTCATTACTATGGGCTGAAATCAGCAAGCGCTTTTGTACTGAGCAACGGCATTTTTGTGACCTCCGGCGACGAGGAGGAGACGCAGTTTGCAAAGGTGCTGCAGATACCGGTCAACAACGCGAATTTAAGCCGGGTGGCTGAAGTCAACCAGCTCTCCCGGCAGATCGAGGAACATGCCTTTACGCTTCAAGAAGCGCGGGAGGAGTTAAACCGGATAGAAAACATGCCAGGTTTTCCGGCAAAGCTGCAAATCGCGTCCGCAGGTATTGCAGGCGCCTGTTTCAGTTTTATGTTCGGAGGAAACCTGCAGGATTTTATATGCTCCTTTTTCATCGGCGTCCTGCTGCAGTTTTACCTGCTGCGGATCGGGAAACCGCATTTTTCCAAAATCGTATGCAATATCATCGGCGGAGCCTGGGTGACTCTCTTAAGCATCCTCTGCTACCGGCTGAAGCTGGGTTCGCACTTGGAAGCGATGATGATCGGCGCCATTATCCTAATGGTCCCCGGAATGGCTTTCACCAATGGGATCCGAGATATGGCGGACGGCGACTACATATCTGGTTCTGTCCGAATGATGGATTCAGTGCTTGTATTTTTCTGCATTGCCATAGGCGTGGGATTCGTGATCGCGCTGTACGGCGTGTTGACGGGAGGTGTGCTGTTGTAA